In Kryptolebias marmoratus isolate JLee-2015 linkage group LG22, ASM164957v2, whole genome shotgun sequence, a single window of DNA contains:
- the nolc1 gene encoding nucleolar and coiled-body phosphoprotein 1 isoform X1: MAEQKSVPSDLYKCVYSFLLENKFTKAAQQFLKQTKVKPQDQNEESLVNIYNFWVKSPEAKKRKAPPNEPGAVNGPAAKKAKAVAESSSSEESSDSEGEKAPAKAPAKKPPPPPPAAAAGSTRKKDSSSSSEESDSEDEQPAKAAPKASTGVVTSKAVVPSKAVAQKKQESSSSEDSSSDSEDEQPAKAPAKPAPVKKVPAAAAAKAESSSEDSSSEDEAPPSKKPKPGVYSAVPPPASIHKAPAASKAKEESSDSSDDSSEEEKKVAAKPAPAKTTPAKPAVSKPAAKKQESSSESSDSSSDEEEAKKPAAKVTAAKAVPGKQVKAKAAPAAKEDSDEDSSSSEEEEVKKPATKVTPAKAAPAKAAAPKKAKKDSPSEEEGKKKAKKPTAKPAHTKTAPAQKDESSSSESSSEDEAPAKPLTKPATPKAPPAASKAPAKAAETSSDSEDSSEDEEEPVKPKPAAKAATAAAKPAVKAAKPAAAAESSSDSDSSSEDEKETKAKPPAAKVATPALKPAAAGGKSAAAESSSDSDSSSEEEQSAKSKPTAAKTAKSTAKPTVPAAKPAAESSSDSSSEDEEPVKAKPAVVKAATPASKSATPAKTKSKAGTSTTPSSKPTTPAAAAESSSESESSSEDEEPVKAKLAVVKAATPASKSATPAKTKSKAGTSTTPSSKPTTPAAAAESSSDSSSEDEEPVEAKPAVVKAATPVSKSATPAGKPAAAESSSDSSDSEDEAAASAKKVTAAAGKKAKESSSESSESSESEAETAPAKPAATNSKAATPKTAAKAAAKPAAKPAESSSSSESSSEEEEAASQSNKKATAPVVAAKKTPAAKNKESSSSESSSEEEGKARKAATAPTTPMTNANGKRKQDAESSEEEETEEKTPKNKKVTTTPQTFPKANKKSSNIPFRRIVEERVEVDPRLADNSFEAKSGANGDWGQKANQVLKFTKGKSFRHEKTKKKRGSYRGGAISTTINSVKFDSD; the protein is encoded by the exons ATGGCGGAGCAAAAGTCAGTTCCGAGTGATCTTTATAAATGCGTTTATTCCTTTCTGCTGGAGAACAAGTTCACCAAGGCGGCTCAGCAGTTCCTGAAGCAGACTAAAGTC AAACCTCAGGATCAGAATGAAGAAAGCCTCGTCAACATCTACAACTTCTGGGTGAA GTCTCCCGAGGCCAAGAAACGAAAAGCACCTCCTAATGAGCCTGGAGCTGTCAACGGTCCAGCAGCCAAGAAAGCTAAAGCTGTTGCAGAAAGCTCCAGCAGTGAAGAGTCGAGTGACTCTGAGGGGGAGAAGGCGCCTGCAAAG GCTCCTGCTAagaaacctcctcctcctccacctgctgctgctgctggcagcACAAGGAAGAAAGACAGCAGCTCCAGCAGTGAAGAGTCCGACTCTGAAGACGAACAGCCTGCCAAAGCTGCACCAA AAGCCAGCACAGGCGTTGTCACGTCCAAAGCAGTCGTTCCCTCCAAAGCTGTAGCTCAGAAGAAGCaggagagcagcagcagtgaagACAGCTCCTCAGACTCTGAAGATGAGCAGCCAGCCAAG GCTCCAGCTAAACCTGCTCCAGTGAAGAAGGTtcccgctgctgctgctgctaaagcTGAGTCTAGCAGTGAAGACTCTTCTTCTGAGGATGAAGCTCCACCAAGCAAGAAACCCAAACCAG GAGTGTACAGTGCAGTCCCACCTCCTGCTTCAATCCATAAGGCTCCAGCTGCCAGTAAGGCTAAAGAAGAATCTTCAGACAGCAGTGATGACAGCAGCGAGGAAGAGAAGAAAGTAGCTG CAAAACCTGCACCCGCAAAGACAACTCCTgcaaaacctgctgtgtccaaaCCTGCAGCCAAGAAGCAAGAGTCCAGCTCGGAGAGTTCTG ATTCAAGCTCAGATGAAGAAGAGGCCAAAAAGCCTGCAGCCAAAgtaacagcagctaaagcagTCCCGGGTAAACAAGTCAAAGCGAAAGCAGCACCCGCTGCAAAGGAAGACTCAGATGAAGACTCATCCAgttcggaggaggaggaggtgaagaaacCTGCAACGAAGGTGACCCCTGCTAAAGCTGCTCCAGCTAAAGCTGCTGCACCAAAAAAAGCTAAGAAAGACTCTCCctcagaggaggagggaaagaagaaagcaaagaaaCCCACAGCTAAACCTGCACATACCAAGACTGCTCCAGCTCAGAAAGACGAGTCCTCGAGCTCAG AAAGCAGCTCTGAAGATGAGGCTCCAGCAAAACCTTTGACTAAACCTGCAACACCAAAAGCACCACCTGCTGCCTCTAAAGCCCCTGCAAAGGCCGCAGAGACGAGCTCGGACTCTGAGGACTcctctgaggatgaggaggaaccAGTGAAACCCAAACCAGCTGCTAAAGCAGCTACTGCTGCAGCGAAGCCTGCTGTAAAAGCTGCAaagcctgcagctgcagcagagagcagcTCAGACTCCGATTCATCTTCAGAAGATGAAAAAGAGACTAAGGCCAAGCCACCTGCAGCTAAAGTAGCTACTCCAGCTCTGAagcctgctgctgcaggaggcaagtctgctgcagctgaaagcagtTCAGACTCTGATTCATCTTCAGAAGAAGAGCAGTCAGCAAAATCCAAGCCAACAGCTGCTAAAACAGCTAAATCAACTGCAAAGCCCACTGTCCCAGCTGcaaaacctgcagcagagagcagcTCAGACTCTTCATCAGAAGATGAAGAACCGGTTAAAGCCAAACCTGCAGTAGTTAAAGCAGCTACACCGGCCTCAAAGTCTGCTACACCCGCTAAAACCAAGTCCAAAGCAGGAACATCTACTACACCATCTTCAAAGCCCAccactcctgcagctgcagcagaaagcagctctGAATCAGAGTCTTCTTCTGAAGATGAAGAACCAGTTAAAGCTAAACTCGCAGTAGTTAAAGCAGCTACACCGGCCTCAAAGTCTGCTACACCTGCTAAAACCAAGTCCAAAGCAGGAACATCTACTACACCATCTTCAAAGCCCAccactcctgcagctgcagcagagagcagctctgactCTTCTTCTGAAGATGAAGAACCAGTTGAAGCGAAACCTGCAGTAGTTAAAGCAGCTACACCGGTCTCAAAGTCTGCTACACCTGCAGggaaacctgcagcagcagaaagcagctctGACAGCTCAGACTCTGAGGATGAAGCAGCTGCTAGTGCCAAGAAGGTAACTGCAGCTGCAGGCAAAAAGGCCAAAGAGAGCAGCTCTGAGTCCTCGGAGAGCTCTGAATCAGAGGCAGAGACTGCCCCTGCTAAGCCTGCAGCCACCAACAGTAAAGCAGCAACTCCTAAGACGGCAGCGAAGGCTGCAGCGAAGCCCGCAGCGAAGCCTGCAGAGTCTTCATCATCCAGCGAGAGCAGCTCTGAAGAAGAGGAGGCAGCCAGTCAGAGTAACAAAAAAGCCACTGCACCAGTTGTAGCAGCCAAGAAGACCCCAGCAGCTAAAAACAAGGAGAGCAGCTCCTCAGAGAGTTCCtcagaggaggaaggaaaagCACGTAAAGCAGCCACTGCACCCACCACCCCAATGACAA ATGCCAATGGAAAGAGGAAACAAGATGCAGAGTcatcagaggaggaagagacgGAAGAAAAGacaccaaaaaacaagaaagtcaCCACGACACCGCAGACCTTCCCTAAAGCCAATAAGAAG tcttctAATATACCTTTCCGGAGAATAGTGGAAGAGCGCGTAGAAGTGGATCCCCGTCTTGCAGATAACTCCTTTGAAGCTAAG TCCGGAGCGAACGGAGACTGGGGACAGAAAGCTAACCAGGTACTCAAATTCACCAAGGGCAAATCATTCCGTCACGaaaagacgaagaagaagaggggCAGCTACCGAGGCGGAGCCATTTCCACTACCATCAACTCAGTGAAGTTTGACAGCGACTGA
- the nolc1 gene encoding nucleolar and coiled-body phosphoprotein 1 isoform X2, whose protein sequence is MAEQKSVPSDLYKCVYSFLLENKFTKAAQQFLKQTKVKPQDQNEESLVNIYNFWVKSPEAKKRKAPPNEPGAVNGPAAKKAKAVAESSSSEESSDSEGEKAPAKAPAKKPPPPPPAAAAGSTRKKDSSSSSEESDSEDEQPAKAAPKASTGVVTSKAVVPSKAVAQKKQESSSSEDSSSDSEDEQPAKAPAKPAPVKKVPAAAAAKAESSSEDSSSEDEAPPSKKPKPGVYSAVPPPASIHKAPAASKAKEESSDSSDDSSEEEKKVAAKPAPAKTTPAKPAVSKPAAKKQESSSESSDSSSDEEEAKKPAAKVTAAKAVPGKQVKAKAAPAAKEDSDEDSSSSEEEEVKKPATKVTPAKAAPAKAAAPKKAKKDSPSEEEGKKKAKKPTAKPAHTKTAPAQKDESSSSESSSEDEAPAKPLTKPATPKAPPAASKAPAKAAETSSDSEDSSEDEEEPVKPKPAAKAATAAAKPAVKAAKPAAAAESSSDSDSSSEDEKETKAKPPAAKVATPALKPAAAGGKSAAAESSSDSDSSSEEEQSAKSKPTAAKTAKSTAKPTVPAAKPAAESSSDSSSEDEEPVKAKPAVVKAATPASKSATPAKTKSKAGTSTTPSSKPTTPAAAAESSSESESSSEDEEPVKAKLAVVKAATPASKSATPAKTKSKAGTSTTPSSKPTTPAAAAESSSDSSSEDEEPVEAKPAVVKAATPVSKSATPAGKPAAAESSSDSSDSEDEAAASAKKVTAAAGKKAKESSSESSESSESEAETAPAKPAATNSKAATPKTAAKAAAKPAAKPAESSSSSESSSEEEEAASQSNKKATAPVVAAKKTPAAKNKESSSSESSSEEEGKARKAATAPTTPMTNANGKRKQDAESSEEEETEEKTPKNKKVTTTPQTFPKANKKWKSA, encoded by the exons ATGGCGGAGCAAAAGTCAGTTCCGAGTGATCTTTATAAATGCGTTTATTCCTTTCTGCTGGAGAACAAGTTCACCAAGGCGGCTCAGCAGTTCCTGAAGCAGACTAAAGTC AAACCTCAGGATCAGAATGAAGAAAGCCTCGTCAACATCTACAACTTCTGGGTGAA GTCTCCCGAGGCCAAGAAACGAAAAGCACCTCCTAATGAGCCTGGAGCTGTCAACGGTCCAGCAGCCAAGAAAGCTAAAGCTGTTGCAGAAAGCTCCAGCAGTGAAGAGTCGAGTGACTCTGAGGGGGAGAAGGCGCCTGCAAAG GCTCCTGCTAagaaacctcctcctcctccacctgctgctgctgctggcagcACAAGGAAGAAAGACAGCAGCTCCAGCAGTGAAGAGTCCGACTCTGAAGACGAACAGCCTGCCAAAGCTGCACCAA AAGCCAGCACAGGCGTTGTCACGTCCAAAGCAGTCGTTCCCTCCAAAGCTGTAGCTCAGAAGAAGCaggagagcagcagcagtgaagACAGCTCCTCAGACTCTGAAGATGAGCAGCCAGCCAAG GCTCCAGCTAAACCTGCTCCAGTGAAGAAGGTtcccgctgctgctgctgctaaagcTGAGTCTAGCAGTGAAGACTCTTCTTCTGAGGATGAAGCTCCACCAAGCAAGAAACCCAAACCAG GAGTGTACAGTGCAGTCCCACCTCCTGCTTCAATCCATAAGGCTCCAGCTGCCAGTAAGGCTAAAGAAGAATCTTCAGACAGCAGTGATGACAGCAGCGAGGAAGAGAAGAAAGTAGCTG CAAAACCTGCACCCGCAAAGACAACTCCTgcaaaacctgctgtgtccaaaCCTGCAGCCAAGAAGCAAGAGTCCAGCTCGGAGAGTTCTG ATTCAAGCTCAGATGAAGAAGAGGCCAAAAAGCCTGCAGCCAAAgtaacagcagctaaagcagTCCCGGGTAAACAAGTCAAAGCGAAAGCAGCACCCGCTGCAAAGGAAGACTCAGATGAAGACTCATCCAgttcggaggaggaggaggtgaagaaacCTGCAACGAAGGTGACCCCTGCTAAAGCTGCTCCAGCTAAAGCTGCTGCACCAAAAAAAGCTAAGAAAGACTCTCCctcagaggaggagggaaagaagaaagcaaagaaaCCCACAGCTAAACCTGCACATACCAAGACTGCTCCAGCTCAGAAAGACGAGTCCTCGAGCTCAG AAAGCAGCTCTGAAGATGAGGCTCCAGCAAAACCTTTGACTAAACCTGCAACACCAAAAGCACCACCTGCTGCCTCTAAAGCCCCTGCAAAGGCCGCAGAGACGAGCTCGGACTCTGAGGACTcctctgaggatgaggaggaaccAGTGAAACCCAAACCAGCTGCTAAAGCAGCTACTGCTGCAGCGAAGCCTGCTGTAAAAGCTGCAaagcctgcagctgcagcagagagcagcTCAGACTCCGATTCATCTTCAGAAGATGAAAAAGAGACTAAGGCCAAGCCACCTGCAGCTAAAGTAGCTACTCCAGCTCTGAagcctgctgctgcaggaggcaagtctgctgcagctgaaagcagtTCAGACTCTGATTCATCTTCAGAAGAAGAGCAGTCAGCAAAATCCAAGCCAACAGCTGCTAAAACAGCTAAATCAACTGCAAAGCCCACTGTCCCAGCTGcaaaacctgcagcagagagcagcTCAGACTCTTCATCAGAAGATGAAGAACCGGTTAAAGCCAAACCTGCAGTAGTTAAAGCAGCTACACCGGCCTCAAAGTCTGCTACACCCGCTAAAACCAAGTCCAAAGCAGGAACATCTACTACACCATCTTCAAAGCCCAccactcctgcagctgcagcagaaagcagctctGAATCAGAGTCTTCTTCTGAAGATGAAGAACCAGTTAAAGCTAAACTCGCAGTAGTTAAAGCAGCTACACCGGCCTCAAAGTCTGCTACACCTGCTAAAACCAAGTCCAAAGCAGGAACATCTACTACACCATCTTCAAAGCCCAccactcctgcagctgcagcagagagcagctctgactCTTCTTCTGAAGATGAAGAACCAGTTGAAGCGAAACCTGCAGTAGTTAAAGCAGCTACACCGGTCTCAAAGTCTGCTACACCTGCAGggaaacctgcagcagcagaaagcagctctGACAGCTCAGACTCTGAGGATGAAGCAGCTGCTAGTGCCAAGAAGGTAACTGCAGCTGCAGGCAAAAAGGCCAAAGAGAGCAGCTCTGAGTCCTCGGAGAGCTCTGAATCAGAGGCAGAGACTGCCCCTGCTAAGCCTGCAGCCACCAACAGTAAAGCAGCAACTCCTAAGACGGCAGCGAAGGCTGCAGCGAAGCCCGCAGCGAAGCCTGCAGAGTCTTCATCATCCAGCGAGAGCAGCTCTGAAGAAGAGGAGGCAGCCAGTCAGAGTAACAAAAAAGCCACTGCACCAGTTGTAGCAGCCAAGAAGACCCCAGCAGCTAAAAACAAGGAGAGCAGCTCCTCAGAGAGTTCCtcagaggaggaaggaaaagCACGTAAAGCAGCCACTGCACCCACCACCCCAATGACAA ATGCCAATGGAAAGAGGAAACAAGATGCAGAGTcatcagaggaggaagagacgGAAGAAAAGacaccaaaaaacaagaaagtcaCCACGACACCGCAGACCTTCCCTAAAGCCAATAAGAAG TGGAAGAGCGCGTAG